From Panicum hallii strain FIL2 chromosome 2, PHallii_v3.1, whole genome shotgun sequence, a single genomic window includes:
- the LOC112882795 gene encoding disease resistance protein RPP13-like, translating to MADAGVTGVVAKLGELAAAEATALLRVDAEIRALRRKLAYLQALVRGADRQRRGRASELLLLWLRETREVAFEVEDAVDEFHLRVEAFHLRRRRASWWGWGWHRDAVCLVQGLVTQIFVRHGLSNQVYKINERIDELNQNKETYQIESSPSEIWSSSSVEVDPDWYEDKYVMGSRQDEFETLKNRIMNKDGNISHRAVISILGERGIGKTTLAKKLYNDPDIMKHFEVHAWVCLPPHIRFRDYVEIMYMQVSSQIPEAPGDDEFTDKELKLSQNLHNRTYLVVLDGLISISDWNSLVDVLPDTNGSRILLTTHLNMKEISHIDPQIAPMELPYLDMKHGEQLFCQRVFGAKEPPQIYWSKGYYEKVHNISTGLPLAIAVLAGVLRSKVIPMEWDDVFEQLESNGQPKPVRSIWSLAFDDLPHYLKSCFLYFASVSENVILYPDRLVRLWIAEGFVVPKKAESLEDVGFDYLKELVSRGLVQVMEKDAGGCIKLVSIHNLLHAFMESEAQDSSFLEIHHHANVANPNAVRRLAIQNYVDAYVYIPDAFPKLRSLLCDFAEDQRSSSSFGELQPQSLWGNLAGLCSRACSISENVGSNTLHGLHFLQGSRFLRVIDLNGLKMQKLPDEIGSIIHLRYLGIRNSNLEELPSSMYKLDNLQTLDVRRTNVGRTVDEFWEIEALRHVLAEKMLLPNCSVPLNNLMTLSGVVPSDLWDEKKCPLNNMIYLRSLSLSGISARHTTALSAALRKMEFLAYLNLSGEVLPSNMFTTTSMRRLQVLILYGKLEGINDLLGDRYVLPNLTILHLNKLELSQQFVDKLALLPCLAEMELSVVSFSETTMFFHDGFPSLTKLKLKEVSTIQELVIGKGAMPMLSILAMYDCDSLNTLKVLNGSEHLQEVAIYKMPGIIDNIKLEDEKLFDKIKRLTTPMMVTDRGVVPGHFVRRAGIPHEQHITVASESCFSSMEDAGPGAAKAADDIQVIV from the exons ATGGCGGACGCGGGGGTGACGGGGGTGGTGGCGAAGCTGGgcgagctggcggcggcggaggcgacggcgctgcTGCGCGTCGACGCCGAGATCCGGGCGCTGCGCCGGAAGCTGGCCTACCTGCAGGCGCTCGTCCGCGGGGCCGACCGccagcgccgcggccgcgccagCGAGCTGCTCCTGCTCTGGCTGCGCGAGACCAGGGAGGTCGCCTTCGAGGTCGAGGACGCCGTCGACGAGTTCCACCTCCGCGTCGAGGccttccacctccgccgccgccgggccagctggtggggctggggctgGCACCGCGACGCCGTCTGCCTCGTCCAGGGCCTCGTCACGCAG ATTTTTGTACGTCATGGGCTGTCAAATCAGGTATATAAGATCAATGAAAGGATCGATGAACTTAATCAGAACAAGGAAACATATCAAATTGAAAGTTCTCCTTCTGAAATTTGGAGTTCATCATCAGTCGAAGTCGATCCAGATTG GTATGAGGATAAATATGTTATGGGCTCTAGACAAGATGAATTTGAGACCCTCAAGAACCGTATTATGAACAAAGATGGAAACATTTCTCACCGGGCTGTCATCTCAATTTTGGGGGAGCGTGGCATTGGAAAGACCACACTTGCAAAAAAGTTGTACAACGACCCAGATATCATGAAACACTTTGAGGTGCATGCATGGGTATGTCTTCCACCACATATCAGGTTCAGGGACTATGTAGAGATTATGTACATGCAAGTCAGCTCACAGATCCCAGAAGCTCCTGGTGATGATGAATTCACTGATAAGGAACTCAAGCTTTCGCAGAACCTTCACAACAGGACATACCTAGTTGTTCTTGATGGTTTGATTAGCATTAGCGACTGGAACTCGCTGGTCGACGTGCTGCCAGATACCAATGGCAGCCGGATCTTACTCACCACACATCTCAATATGAAGGAAATCAGTCACATTGATCCACAGATAGCTCCCATGGAGCTTCCTTATCTTGACATGAAACACGGAGAACAGCTGTTTTGTCAACGAGTTTTTGGTGCAAAAGAACCTCCACAAATTTATTGGAGCAAGGGTTACTATGAAAAAGTTCACAATATATCAACAGGTCTACCTCTGGCCATTGCGGTGCTTGCAGGAGTATTACGATCAAAGGTTATTCCCATGGAGTGGGACGATGTCTTTGAACAACTCGAGTCCAATGGCCAGCCAAAACCAGTTAGAAGCATATGGTCTTTGGCTTTTGACGACTTGCCACACTACCTTAAGTCATGTTTCCTCTACTTTGCATCCGTGTCAGAAAATGTTATTCTTTACCCAGATCGTCTAGTGCGTCTGTGGATCGCTGAGGGTTTTGTAGTGCCAAAGAAGGCAGAAAGTCTGGAGGATGTTGGGTTTGACTATCTAAAAGAGCTGGTCTCAAGAGGGTTAGTCCAGGTCATGGAGAAGGATGCTGGAGGATGCATCAAGCTGGTATCCATCCACAATCTGCTCCATGCCTTTATGGAATCTGAAGCACAGGACTCTAGTTTCCTTGAAATCCACCATCATGCTAATGTTGCAAATCCAAACGCAGTCCGGCGCCTTGCCATACAAAACTATGTGGATGCATATGTCTACATTCCTGATGCGTTCCCCAAGCTGCGCTCTCTTCTCTGCGATTTTGCAGAAGACCAACGCAGCAGCTCAAGCTTTGGAGAGCTGCAACCTCAGTCTTTATGGGGCAACCTTGCGGGGTTGTGCTCGAGAGCCTGTAGCATTTCAGAGAACGTTGGCTCAAACACATTACATGGACTCCACTTCTTGCAGGGCTCCAGATTCCTCCGAGTCATCGACCTGAATGGTCTTAAGATGCAAAAGCTACCAGATGAGATTGGAAGCATAATCCACTTGAGGTACCTTGGCATTAGGAACAGCAACTTGGAGGAGCTCCCCTCATCCATGTATAAGCTTGACAATCTCCAGACATTGGACGTAAGGAGAACAAATGTTGGAAGAACTGTAGATGAATTTTGGGAAATTGAAGCGCTACGGCATGTCCTTGCTGAGAAAATGCTTTTGCCTAATTGTTCAGTTCCCTTGAATAATTTGATGACACTGAGTGGTGTGGTGCCTTCTGATTTGTGGGATGAGAAGAAGTGCCCCTTGAACAATATGATCTATCTCCGATCACTGTCTTTGTCTGGCATTTCTGCACGCCATACTACCGCACTTTCAGCTGCTCTAAGAAAAATGGAATTTCTTGCATACCTAAATTTATCAGGTGAAGTCCTTCCATCTAACATGTTCACTACCACAAGCATGCGTCGTCTCCAGGTCCTCATCCTGTATGGTAAGCTTGAAGGAATAAATGATTTGCTGGGTGATCGCTATGTCCTACCAAACCTTACCATTCTCCATTTGAATAAATTAGAACTGTCACAGCAATTTGTGGATAAACTTGCTCTATTGCCATGCCTTGCTGAGATGGAGCTCTCAGTTGTTTCATTCAGTGAGACAACAATGTTCTTCCATGACGGGTTCCCGAGCCTCACAAAACTGAAGCTTAAGGAAGTGTCTACAATACAGGAGTTAGTGATAGGCAAAGGGGCAATGCCAATGCTTTCCATCTTAGCCATGTATGATTGTGATAGCTTAAATACCCTTAAAGTCTTGAATGGATCGGAACACCTCCAAGAAGTGGCAATCTACAAAATGCCAGGGATTATCGATAATATAAAGCTTGAGGACGAGAAGCTTTTCGACAAGATCAAACGCCTGACTACCCCCATGATGGTAACAGACCGGGGAGTTGTTCCTGGTCATTTTGTCAGAAGGGCAGGTATACCGCATGAACAACACATCACAGTGGCTTCTGAATCATGTTTCAGTAGCATGGAGGATGCTGGTCCTGGTGCAGCTAAAGCAGCAGACGACATTCAAGTAATAGTGTAA